In one window of Roseovarius nanhaiticus DNA:
- a CDS encoding flagellin, translated as MMFHAIGDLAQSLTLRRQSAAAQSDVMRLTQELSSGRVADLAQHLQGSFGQLANMENQLAVNAAQRTASTEAQVQATVMQLSLEAVQTQLGSLYERALSVGDAPTNLALASLGANAEEVLGGIMSALNKGVGGRPVFAGNALDALPLTGSAQLLSAARTAIAGATDAAGIAAALNVFFDTPGGAFETDIYRGATEDMAPHRLGGGEEVGLSIRADDPKLRSVLKDAIMVALAGDENLGLPREVRQNLLRSSVTSMGGSIDAIIGLRSDLGFAEERIDQSITRNSAERASLEMTRSDLISADVFDTASALEQAQLRLETIYTLTARTQRLNLVNFL; from the coding sequence ATGATGTTTCACGCGATAGGTGATCTGGCGCAATCTCTCACCCTGCGCAGGCAGAGTGCTGCAGCGCAATCTGATGTGATGCGCCTGACCCAAGAACTTTCTTCGGGCCGTGTCGCGGATTTGGCCCAGCACTTGCAGGGTAGTTTCGGCCAGCTTGCCAATATGGAGAACCAGCTGGCCGTAAACGCGGCGCAGCGCACCGCAAGCACCGAGGCACAAGTACAGGCGACTGTCATGCAATTGTCGCTGGAAGCGGTTCAGACTCAACTGGGCTCACTTTACGAGCGCGCATTAAGCGTTGGTGATGCGCCGACCAATCTGGCCCTCGCCTCTTTGGGAGCTAACGCGGAAGAAGTGCTGGGCGGCATCATGTCGGCCCTGAACAAGGGCGTGGGCGGCAGGCCGGTATTCGCGGGGAACGCACTGGATGCATTGCCTCTGACCGGCTCCGCCCAATTGCTGAGCGCCGCACGAACTGCGATCGCGGGCGCAACGGATGCGGCGGGTATCGCCGCAGCGCTGAACGTGTTTTTTGACACTCCCGGCGGCGCCTTCGAAACGGATATCTACCGCGGCGCGACTGAGGATATGGCGCCCCATCGGCTTGGCGGTGGCGAAGAGGTCGGTCTTTCGATCCGCGCGGACGATCCAAAACTGCGCAGCGTTTTGAAAGATGCGATCATGGTGGCGCTCGCGGGTGACGAAAACCTGGGCTTGCCCCGCGAGGTGAGGCAAAACCTCTTGCGCAGTTCCGTGACGTCCATGGGCGGGTCCATCGACGCAATCATCGGGCTTCGATCGGACCTTGGATTTGCCGAAGAGCGTATCGACCAGTCAATCACGCGTAATTCAGCCGAGCGTGCCTCACTCGAGATGACGCGCAGCGACCTCATATCGGCGGATGTCTTCGACACAGCCAGCGCGCTCGAACAAGCGCAACTGAGGCTCGAGACCATTTACACCCTTACCGCGCGGACGCAGCGCCTGAATCTGGTGAATTTCCTTTGA
- a CDS encoding flagellar hook protein FlgE — MTISSSLNAGVAALAANANRLAAISDNIANSATYGYKRVETDFQSMVISGSGGSYSAGGVRSMTQRLIDQGGSLTTTSNATDLAVRGRGMLPVARSSEVALGGNSQQMLLTTTGSFRTDANGILKTQSGLVLLGWPANPDGTVPEFPRDTADGLEPVRINVNQLTGEPTTSINLGLNLPAVDTNAGASGDPQELSVEYYDNLGKSENVGIEFSPTIPGAGNSNEWTMTLRDSAQGGAIIGQYTLNFDDSRAAGGTLMGVSPAGVGGAYDGARGSVIVNVAGGPMEVNIGKLGAPDGLTQLSDSFAPLSISKDGSPVGNMTSAKVDENGFVHASYDTGITRVIYQVPLVDLPNPNGMVSLDQQTYMPSPDSGSFFLWDAGDGPTGDVVAFARQESATDVAGELTDMIQTQRAYSSNAKVIQTVDEMLQETTNIKR, encoded by the coding sequence ATGACAATTTCTTCCTCGCTTAACGCGGGCGTTGCGGCGCTCGCCGCGAATGCCAACCGCTTGGCGGCGATTTCGGACAATATCGCGAACTCGGCGACCTACGGCTATAAGCGGGTAGAGACCGACTTCCAGTCGATGGTCATCAGCGGCTCGGGGGGCAGCTATTCTGCTGGCGGAGTTCGGTCCATGACTCAGCGCCTGATCGACCAGGGCGGCTCACTCACCACCACCTCCAATGCGACCGATCTGGCCGTGCGCGGACGCGGTATGCTGCCGGTCGCACGATCCAGCGAGGTCGCGCTCGGAGGTAACAGTCAGCAAATGCTGCTTACAACCACTGGGTCGTTCCGTACCGATGCCAACGGTATTCTCAAGACGCAAAGCGGCCTCGTCCTTTTGGGCTGGCCGGCCAATCCCGACGGCACCGTGCCTGAATTCCCGCGCGATACCGCTGACGGGCTGGAGCCGGTGCGCATCAACGTCAATCAATTGACGGGTGAGCCGACCACATCCATCAACCTTGGCCTTAACCTGCCCGCAGTCGATACGAACGCCGGTGCCAGTGGTGATCCGCAGGAGTTATCGGTCGAATACTACGACAATCTTGGCAAGTCCGAGAATGTCGGCATCGAATTTTCGCCGACTATTCCCGGCGCAGGCAATTCGAACGAATGGACCATGACCTTGCGCGATTCGGCTCAGGGCGGCGCCATCATCGGACAGTACACCCTGAACTTTGACGATTCGCGCGCGGCGGGCGGCACCCTTATGGGTGTTTCCCCGGCGGGCGTCGGCGGCGCCTATGACGGGGCGAGGGGATCTGTCATCGTCAATGTCGCGGGGGGGCCGATGGAGGTTAATATCGGCAAGCTCGGCGCACCCGACGGCCTCACTCAGCTTTCCGACAGCTTTGCGCCGCTTTCGATTTCCAAGGACGGCTCGCCGGTTGGCAATATGACCTCGGCCAAGGTGGATGAAAACGGATTTGTCCATGCCTCCTACGACACGGGCATTACGCGTGTCATCTACCAGGTACCCTTGGTTGATCTGCCCAACCCGAACGGCATGGTCTCGCTGGATCAGCAGACCTACATGCCCTCGCCAGATAGCGGATCATTCTTCCTCTGGGATGCGGGCGATGGTCCCACCGGGGATGTCGTCGCCTTTGCTCGTCAAGAAAGTGCGACCGATGTCGCGGGCGAATTGACCGATATGATCCAGACGCAGCGCGCGTATTCGTCGAACGCGAAGGTCATTCAGACCGTCGACGAGATGCTGCAGGAAACGACCAACATCAAGCGCTGA
- a CDS encoding flagellar motor protein MotB, producing the protein MSAQGNAAPVIIKRKKVVAGGGHHGGAWKVAYADFVTAMMAFFLLMWLLNATTEKQRKGLADYFSPVVPISRVSSGGDGHFGGESVMAEDTLSSEGVGASSLRATEARMARGQTGTSADAGLEELQRKIDEALTASSGESTVASELRRHIITRVTDEGLVVEFFDVAQAPLFAEGGAVAAPILTQLAKLLVDVGAMVTNAVAIEAHTRAAPIVLKENRDWDITTERAQVMRTLLKQQGLAQDRVARVTGHADRDPAVRNPMAVRNNRIEVIFLRQAE; encoded by the coding sequence ATGAGCGCGCAAGGCAATGCGGCGCCAGTCATCATCAAGAGAAAGAAAGTTGTCGCCGGGGGCGGGCACCATGGAGGTGCCTGGAAGGTCGCGTATGCGGACTTTGTCACGGCGATGATGGCCTTCTTTTTATTGATGTGGCTGTTGAACGCGACAACGGAAAAACAACGCAAGGGCTTGGCTGATTATTTCAGTCCCGTCGTTCCGATCAGCCGTGTCTCCAGCGGTGGCGATGGCCATTTCGGCGGCGAAAGCGTGATGGCCGAGGACACGTTGTCCTCCGAAGGCGTTGGCGCCTCGAGCCTGCGTGCCACCGAGGCGCGCATGGCGCGTGGACAAACCGGCACGAGTGCCGATGCCGGTCTTGAAGAGTTGCAACGCAAGATCGATGAGGCGTTGACTGCGAGCTCTGGAGAAAGCACCGTGGCCTCCGAATTGCGGCGTCACATCATTACCCGCGTCACCGACGAGGGGCTGGTGGTTGAATTCTTTGACGTGGCCCAAGCGCCGCTTTTTGCCGAAGGTGGTGCCGTGGCGGCACCAATTCTGACACAACTCGCCAAGCTGTTGGTCGATGTGGGCGCGATGGTCACCAATGCGGTCGCGATCGAGGCGCATACGCGGGCGGCGCCGATAGTGTTGAAGGAAAACCGTGACTGGGACATCACGACCGAGCGGGCGCAGGTGATGCGGACACTCTTGAAACAACAAGGGCTGGCCCAGGATCGGGTAGCGCGCGTGACGGGTCATGCAGATCGCGATCCCGCAGTGCGCAATCCGATGGCGGTGCGCAACAACCGTATCGAGGTTATTTTTCTGCGCCAGGCGGAGTGA
- the glpK gene encoding glycerol kinase GlpK → MKYILAIDQGTTSSRAILFDEALQVSAIAQEEFPQHYPQSGWVEHDAADLWSTVAGTCRAVIERAGITATDVAAIGITNQRETTVVWDRNTGQPIHNAIVWQDRRTAAICNALRDEGHQDMVSERTGLLLDPYFSGTKLKWLLDNVEGARAKAKAGELLFGTVDSYLIWKATGGTSHVTDATNAARTLLYDIRKGRWSRTICDLLDIPTSMLPEVRDCSADFGVTRDDLFGRAIPILGVAGDQQAATIGQACFQPGMLKSTYGTGCFALLNTGATPVRSKNRLLTTIAYQLDGTPTYALEGSIFVAGAVVQWLRDGLKMIRHAAETQPLAEAADAGQNVVLVPAFTGLGAPYWKAECRGAIFGLSRNSGPAELARAALESVGYQTRDLLDAMHLDWSGETNSGAKEATLRVDGGMSASDWTMQFLSDIIGASVDRPATLETTAMGAAWLAGLRAGLYPDQASFSEMWALERTFTPQMSGDLRDRKYQAWRRAVDAAQKF, encoded by the coding sequence ATGAAATACATTCTGGCAATCGACCAAGGCACCACCTCCAGCCGCGCAATCCTCTTCGACGAGGCGCTGCAGGTCTCAGCGATTGCCCAAGAGGAATTCCCCCAGCATTACCCGCAATCCGGCTGGGTCGAGCATGACGCCGCCGATCTTTGGTCGACCGTGGCCGGCACCTGCCGCGCGGTCATCGAGCGCGCCGGGATCACCGCCACCGACGTCGCCGCTATCGGCATCACCAACCAGCGCGAGACGACGGTAGTTTGGGACCGCAATACGGGACAGCCAATCCACAACGCCATCGTCTGGCAGGATCGGCGCACCGCCGCCATTTGCAATGCCCTGCGCGATGAAGGCCATCAGGACATGGTAAGCGAGCGGACAGGTTTGCTTCTCGATCCCTATTTTTCCGGAACCAAGCTGAAATGGCTCCTCGACAATGTCGAAGGTGCCCGCGCCAAAGCGAAGGCGGGCGAGCTTCTTTTCGGAACCGTCGACAGTTACCTTATCTGGAAGGCGACCGGTGGAACGTCCCACGTGACGGACGCCACCAACGCGGCACGGACCTTGCTCTACGACATCCGCAAGGGACGGTGGAGCCGGACAATCTGCGATCTACTGGACATTCCGACGAGTATGCTGCCCGAAGTCCGTGATTGCTCCGCGGATTTCGGCGTGACGCGCGACGATCTTTTTGGCCGCGCCATTCCAATCCTGGGCGTCGCCGGAGATCAACAAGCGGCGACCATCGGACAAGCCTGTTTCCAGCCCGGCATGCTGAAATCCACCTACGGCACCGGCTGCTTTGCGCTGCTGAACACAGGCGCCACACCCGTGCGTTCAAAAAATCGGTTGCTGACCACAATCGCTTACCAGTTGGACGGTACACCGACCTACGCGCTGGAAGGTTCGATATTCGTTGCCGGGGCTGTGGTGCAATGGCTGCGCGACGGGCTCAAGATGATCCGCCACGCCGCCGAGACACAGCCTCTGGCCGAGGCCGCAGATGCCGGCCAGAATGTCGTCCTTGTTCCCGCGTTTACCGGGCTGGGCGCGCCGTATTGGAAGGCCGAATGCCGCGGCGCGATCTTTGGTCTATCACGTAATTCGGGGCCTGCTGAGCTGGCCCGCGCCGCACTTGAATCCGTCGGCTATCAGACGCGCGACCTTCTGGATGCGATGCATCTCGATTGGAGCGGGGAGACCAACTCAGGCGCCAAGGAAGCAACGCTCCGCGTCGATGGCGGGATGAGCGCATCGGATTGGACGATGCAGTTCCTGTCCGACATCATTGGCGCGTCGGTGGATCGGCCAGCGACCCTTGAGACGACGGCCATGGGGGCCGCCTGGCTCGCCGGTCTGCGCGCGGGCCTCTATCCCGACCAGGCAAGCTTTTCCGAGATGTGGGCATTGGAGCGCACATTTACCCCCCAGATGTCAGGCGACCTTCGCGATCGCAAGTATCAGGCGTGGCGCCGCGCCGTAGATGCCGCGCAGAAGTTCTGA
- a CDS encoding DUF2160 domain-containing protein, with the protein MLDWMAWTWPTAAFFGVIAALLITFTILAIKYPETPRTGILRIETTRGDRLFITLLGSAFINIAWLGLGFGPQYFALLVCLGYAAAVFRWV; encoded by the coding sequence ATGCTTGATTGGATGGCATGGACTTGGCCGACCGCCGCATTCTTCGGCGTCATCGCCGCATTGCTGATCACCTTCACGATTCTTGCGATCAAGTATCCCGAAACACCGCGCACAGGTATCCTGCGGATCGAGACGACGCGGGGCGACAGGCTTTTCATCACGCTGCTGGGCTCGGCTTTCATCAATATCGCATGGCTCGGTCTCGGGTTCGGGCCGCAATACTTCGCGCTGCTTGTCTGCCTCGGCTATGCTGCGGCAGTCTTTCGCTGGGTCTGA
- a CDS encoding flagellar basal body P-ring protein FlgI, whose translation MAGPIRIKDLVEFDGVRGNDLVGYGLVVGLNGTGDGLRNAPFTEEIMSNILERLGVNVSGEQFRPKNVAAVLVTASLPAFARAGGQIDVTVSAIGDASSLLGGTLIMTPLNAADGQIYAVAQGTIIAGGAVAQGDAAAVVQGVPTSGSIPAGARVEREIAFELGSLDQLRLALREPDFTTAGRIENVINSNYGRAVAVMLDSGTVQLDIGRTRAPSPAHALARIENLLVEPESKARVVVDQRSGTIVMGQDVRISRIAVSQGNLTLRVEEAPIAVQPNPFAEGETVVVPRTNAQIEEEAGFGLAEVPPGTTLSEVVAGLNALGVAPRDMIDILKSIKAAGALHAEFVVR comes from the coding sequence ATGGCCGGTCCCATCCGGATCAAGGATCTGGTGGAGTTCGATGGGGTCAGGGGCAACGACCTGGTCGGGTATGGGCTGGTCGTGGGCCTGAACGGTACGGGGGACGGGCTGCGCAACGCGCCCTTTACCGAAGAGATCATGTCCAACATTCTGGAGCGGCTTGGCGTCAACGTTTCGGGTGAGCAGTTTCGCCCCAAGAATGTCGCGGCCGTTTTGGTGACTGCCAGCTTGCCTGCATTCGCACGCGCGGGTGGGCAGATTGACGTCACCGTGTCGGCCATCGGAGATGCGAGCAGCCTCTTGGGCGGAACGCTCATCATGACACCTCTCAACGCGGCGGATGGGCAGATCTATGCGGTGGCGCAGGGCACGATCATAGCGGGTGGGGCCGTTGCCCAAGGTGACGCGGCAGCCGTGGTGCAAGGCGTGCCAACCTCCGGCTCGATCCCCGCGGGTGCGCGTGTCGAGCGAGAAATTGCGTTCGAGTTAGGTTCGCTGGATCAACTGCGCCTTGCATTGCGCGAGCCGGATTTCACCACGGCGGGCCGGATTGAAAACGTCATCAACAGCAACTACGGCCGCGCGGTGGCCGTCATGCTTGATAGCGGGACAGTGCAACTTGATATCGGGCGCACGCGTGCGCCCTCACCGGCGCATGCGTTGGCTCGAATCGAGAACTTGCTGGTTGAGCCTGAGAGTAAGGCGCGCGTCGTCGTTGATCAAAGGTCCGGCACTATCGTGATGGGGCAGGACGTGCGCATTAGCCGTATCGCGGTGTCGCAGGGAAATCTTACCTTGCGTGTCGAAGAGGCGCCCATTGCGGTTCAGCCGAATCCGTTTGCCGAGGGCGAGACCGTCGTCGTTCCGCGCACCAACGCCCAGATTGAAGAGGAGGCCGGGTTTGGTTTGGCCGAAGTGCCGCCCGGCACAACGCTATCCGAGGTGGTCGCGGGTCTGAACGCGCTGGGCGTGGCGCCGCGCGACATGATCGACATTCTTAAAAGCATCAAAGCTGCCGGGGCGCTGCATGCGGAGTTCGTGGTACGGTAG
- a CDS encoding ABC transporter substrate-binding protein, with amino-acid sequence MNVTLRSSTAMALALGLIAGPAIADMEAAMSFLDDEINGISTLTREEQEAEMQWFIDAAQPFDGMEINVVSETITTHEYEAQVLAPAFTAITGIKVTHDLIGEGDVVEKLQTQMQSGENIYDAYVNDSDLIGTHIRYGQVRNLTDWMANEGADVTSPTLDLEDFIGTEFTTSPDGKLYQLPDQQFANLYWFRYDWFNDEKNKADFKEAYGYDLGVPVNWSAYEDIAEFFTGRDLSHLGVEGEVFGNMDYGKKDPSLGWRYTDAWMSMAGMGDVGEPNGLPVDEWGIRVNEQSQPVGACVARGGATNSPAAVYAVDKAIEWLQKYSPPAAAGMTFGEAGPFPGQGSIAQQMFWYTAFTAATVTPDLPVMNEDGTPKWRMAPSPHGVYWQDGMKVGYQDVGSWTLMNSTPEDRAKAAWLYAQFVTSKTVDVKKADVGLTFIRESTIQSDHFTDRMDKLGGLVEFYRSPARTQWSPTGTNVPDYPKLAQLWWQNIGDAMSGAKTSQEALDQLCADMEDVMARLERAGIQGDLGPVLNEEQDPSYWLEQPGAPKPKLENEDEEPQTISYDELVKSWTE; translated from the coding sequence ATGAACGTCACACTCAGATCATCCACCGCGATGGCGCTGGCCCTCGGGCTGATCGCCGGACCGGCGATCGCCGACATGGAGGCGGCGATGAGCTTCCTCGATGACGAGATCAATGGCATCAGCACCCTGACCCGTGAGGAGCAGGAGGCTGAGATGCAATGGTTCATCGATGCGGCCCAGCCCTTCGACGGCATGGAAATCAACGTGGTCTCGGAGACCATCACCACCCATGAATACGAGGCTCAGGTGCTGGCCCCCGCGTTCACCGCGATCACCGGCATCAAGGTCACGCATGACCTGATCGGCGAAGGCGACGTCGTCGAGAAGCTGCAGACGCAGATGCAGTCGGGCGAGAATATCTACGACGCTTATGTCAACGACAGCGATCTCATCGGCACGCATATCCGCTATGGCCAGGTCCGCAACCTGACCGACTGGATGGCGAACGAGGGCGCGGACGTGACCTCGCCCACGCTCGACCTCGAGGATTTTATCGGGACCGAATTCACCACCTCGCCCGATGGCAAGCTCTACCAGTTGCCGGACCAGCAATTCGCGAATCTCTATTGGTTCCGCTACGACTGGTTCAACGACGAAAAGAACAAGGCTGACTTCAAGGAAGCCTATGGCTACGACCTCGGCGTGCCGGTCAACTGGTCGGCCTACGAGGATATCGCCGAGTTCTTTACCGGGCGCGACCTCAGCCATCTGGGCGTCGAGGGCGAAGTCTTTGGCAACATGGATTACGGCAAGAAAGACCCATCACTTGGCTGGCGTTACACCGATGCGTGGATGTCCATGGCCGGCATGGGCGACGTGGGCGAGCCCAACGGCCTGCCCGTCGACGAATGGGGCATCCGCGTGAACGAGCAATCGCAGCCCGTCGGCGCCTGCGTGGCGCGGGGCGGTGCGACCAACTCGCCCGCAGCGGTCTATGCAGTCGACAAGGCAATCGAGTGGCTGCAAAAATACTCGCCCCCCGCCGCTGCCGGCATGACTTTCGGCGAGGCTGGCCCGTTCCCCGGACAGGGCTCGATCGCGCAGCAGATGTTCTGGTACACCGCCTTTACCGCGGCGACCGTGACGCCCGATCTGCCCGTCATGAACGAGGACGGCACGCCCAAATGGCGCATGGCCCCCTCGCCGCACGGCGTTTACTGGCAGGACGGCATGAAGGTCGGCTATCAGGACGTAGGCAGCTGGACACTGATGAACTCGACGCCCGAGGACCGCGCCAAGGCCGCCTGGCTTTATGCGCAGTTCGTCACCTCCAAAACGGTCGACGTGAAGAAGGCCGATGTCGGCCTGACCTTCATCCGCGAATCCACCATCCAGTCGGATCATTTCACCGATCGCATGGACAAGTTGGGCGGTCTCGTGGAGTTCTACCGCTCGCCCGCGCGCACGCAGTGGTCGCCGACCGGCACCAACGTGCCTGACTACCCCAAGCTGGCACAGCTCTGGTGGCAGAATATCGGTGACGCCATGTCCGGCGCCAAAACCTCGCAAGAGGCATTGGACCAGCTTTGCGCCGATATGGAGGACGTGATGGCCCGCCTTGAGCGTGCCGGTATCCAGGGCGATCTGGGCCCGGTCCTCAATGAGGAGCAGGATCCTTCCTACTGGCTCGAGCAGCCGGGCGCGCCCAAGCCCAAGTTGGAGAACGAGGATGAAGAGCCCCAGACCATCAGCTATGATGAGCTGGTGAAATCCTGGACGGAATAA
- the flgK gene encoding flagellar hook-associated protein FlgK, which produces MSITSALSSALSGLAANSRAAGVVSANLANIQTEGYGRREIALSQDAVATGGGVRVSGIIRHVDSAVLSDRRAADSDLAQSQTRANFLKGVQASIGTPDSNGSLSSLMSALEASLVTAASRPEATDRLQQVSLRAAEVTGAFNDISDSIQNQRMRAEEQIEASVRGLNSDLEQVHRINIQIQIAQRKGADTSGLLDHRQVVVDRVAELIPIREVARDDGAIALMTPGGTLLVDSGSARLEFTRTNVIAPHMTLEGGLLSGLRINGEQVAPAGMRSPIEGGRLSAMFDVRDTLAVDAQRQIDALARDVIERFQDPAWDTTVGAADPGLFTDQGGRFDVASETGIAGRMALNLAVDPTKGGDPQKLRDGLGAVALGPVGNAARLHGLADAFAARSSMASGDLGGAAGSASQHIASMVSQLSQTVLAEDRVSSFAAVRQSGLAEALAQDGVNSDDETARLLLIEQAYAANARMIQTLDEMMDTLLRIG; this is translated from the coding sequence ATGAGCATCACCTCGGCCCTGTCCAGTGCCCTTTCAGGCCTCGCGGCCAATTCGCGGGCTGCGGGCGTTGTCTCGGCAAACTTGGCCAATATTCAGACCGAAGGATACGGCCGGCGGGAAATCGCTCTTTCCCAAGACGCCGTCGCGACAGGCGGCGGTGTTCGGGTGTCAGGCATCATCCGGCATGTCGATAGCGCTGTACTGTCGGACCGCAGGGCGGCTGATAGTGATCTGGCGCAATCGCAGACTCGCGCCAATTTTCTGAAGGGTGTTCAGGCCAGCATCGGCACGCCCGATTCGAACGGCTCGCTTTCGTCTCTGATGTCTGCACTAGAGGCATCACTCGTCACGGCCGCCAGCCGGCCAGAGGCGACTGATCGGTTGCAGCAGGTCAGTTTGCGGGCTGCCGAAGTCACTGGCGCTTTCAATGACATTTCGGACAGCATTCAAAACCAGCGTATGCGCGCTGAGGAGCAGATCGAGGCGTCGGTGCGTGGTCTTAATTCTGACCTTGAGCAGGTTCATCGGATCAACATCCAGATCCAGATCGCGCAGCGTAAGGGTGCGGATACGTCCGGTCTTCTGGATCATCGACAGGTCGTGGTCGACCGTGTCGCCGAACTGATCCCGATCCGCGAAGTCGCACGCGACGATGGTGCTATTGCCTTGATGACCCCCGGGGGGACGCTCTTGGTCGACAGCGGCAGTGCGAGACTCGAATTCACGCGTACAAACGTGATCGCGCCCCACATGACACTTGAGGGGGGACTTCTTTCGGGTCTGCGCATCAACGGTGAACAAGTCGCGCCCGCGGGTATGCGCAGCCCTATTGAAGGAGGTCGGCTGTCGGCAATGTTCGACGTGCGCGATACGCTGGCTGTTGATGCGCAAAGGCAAATCGATGCCTTGGCCCGTGACGTGATCGAACGGTTTCAGGATCCCGCCTGGGACACGACCGTCGGTGCCGCCGACCCTGGGCTCTTTACCGACCAAGGTGGGCGTTTTGACGTGGCGTCTGAGACTGGAATTGCAGGGCGGATGGCGCTCAACCTGGCAGTCGATCCAACCAAGGGTGGCGACCCGCAAAAATTGCGCGATGGTCTGGGCGCGGTTGCTTTGGGGCCGGTGGGCAATGCCGCGCGTCTACATGGCCTGGCCGATGCATTTGCTGCCCGCTCCAGCATGGCGTCAGGTGATCTAGGCGGTGCGGCGGGTTCCGCTTCGCAACATATCGCCAGCATGGTCTCGCAATTGTCGCAAACTGTGCTTGCCGAAGATCGCGTGAGCAGCTTCGCCGCGGTGCGACAATCCGGCCTCGCCGAGGCGTTGGCACAGGACGGAGTGAATTCGGATGATGAAACCGCGCGGCTTCTGCTGATCGAACAGGCGTATGCGGCAAATGCGCGGATGATCCAGACTTTGGATGAAATGATGGATACCCTGCTGAGGATTGGATGA
- a CDS encoding carbohydrate ABC transporter permease, with amino-acid sequence MNGSAIVMAIYLVFLMLPIYWLLNMSLKTNAEILGTFSLWPQDLTFANYAKILTDASWYMGYVNSLIYVVMNTVISLAVALPAAYAFSRYSFMGDKHLFFWLLTNRMAPPAVFALPFFQLYSSINLFDTHIAVALAHCLFNVPLAVWILEGFMRGVPREIDETAYIDGYSFPAFFIKIFTPLIASGIGVAAFFCFMFSWVELLLSRTLTSVDAKPIAATMTRTVGAAGVDWGVLAAAGVLTIVPGALVIYFVRNYIAKGFALGRV; translated from the coding sequence ATGAACGGCTCGGCCATCGTGATGGCGATTTATCTCGTCTTCCTGATGCTGCCGATCTACTGGCTGCTGAACATGAGCCTCAAGACCAACGCCGAGATCCTCGGCACCTTCTCACTCTGGCCGCAGGACCTGACGTTCGCGAATTACGCCAAGATCCTGACGGATGCGAGCTGGTACATGGGCTACGTCAACTCGCTGATCTACGTCGTTATGAATACCGTCATCAGCCTCGCCGTGGCGCTGCCCGCCGCCTACGCGTTCAGCCGCTACAGCTTCATGGGGGACAAGCATCTTTTCTTCTGGCTGCTGACGAACCGCATGGCGCCGCCAGCCGTCTTCGCCCTGCCGTTTTTTCAGCTCTACTCGTCCATCAATCTCTTTGACACGCATATCGCCGTCGCGCTGGCGCATTGCCTGTTCAACGTGCCGCTGGCGGTCTGGATCCTGGAAGGCTTCATGCGGGGTGTGCCGCGCGAGATTGACGAGACGGCCTATATCGATGGCTACTCATTTCCCGCGTTTTTCATCAAGATCTTCACGCCGCTCATTGCCTCAGGCATCGGGGTCGCAGCCTTTTTCTGCTTCATGTTCTCATGGGTCGAGCTGCTGCTGAGCCGGACGCTCACCTCTGTCGACGCGAAACCCATCGCCGCCACCATGACCCGCACCGTCGGCGCGGCGGGCGTCGACTGGGGCGTGCTGGCTGCGGCAGGTGTTCTGACCATCGTGCCCGGCGCGCTGGTGATCTATTTCGTGCGCAACTACATCGCCAAGGGCTTTGCCCTGGGGAGGGTCTGA